The Calditrichia bacterium genomic interval CAGTTTCAAATACAGTTGATAAAACGTATGGCGCATTTCGTTATGAAGATCTGATTTTGCAAAAAGCGCGGCGATACAGCATCGATCATTATTTAATGATGGCGCTGGTTGAAGCCGAATCGCGCGGAAATACCATGGCAATCAGCACTTCCAACTGTCGGGGATTAACCCAGCTAAAAATCAGCACAGCGCGGGATTACATGCCCAACGCAACCATCAGCGACTTGCACGATCCGGAGATTAACATCGAAATAGCGTCACAACACATGGCGAGATTGCGCGCACAAGTGCAACAGTTTTTTCCGGATGCAGATTTGATGCAGCGGGTGGAATTGCTCGCAGCAGCCTGGAACGCCGGTTGGGGAAATGTAAAACGCAGTCGCGGTGTGCCCAACATCGGGGAAACCCGTCAATTGGTTGCGCGGGTTTCCCAATACTACCGGCA includes:
- a CDS encoding transglycosylase SLT domain-containing protein; this encodes MKLLNRVVQGGFVIMLSMMLQNCTTVHYQTRFDDLPSRGSSRSDNYDPDWRSGRGESTPQVRQEKQQQASQSNESFYTTVSNTVDKTYGAFRYEDLILQKARRYSIDHYLMMALVEAESRGNTMAISTSNCRGLTQLKISTARDYMPNATISDLHDPEINIEIASQHMARLRAQVQQFFPDADLMQRVELLAAAWNAGWGNVKRSRGVPNIGETRQLVARVSQYYRHLRWGN